The segment AGTAATACTTTCAgaggaaaacataagagaaaatcttctAGACCTTGGGATGAGTGAAGACTTCCAAGACAGGATACAAAACTTCTAACCATTAAAACATTATAGATTGAACTTCATCAGAATTAAGAACTTACTTGTCAAGTTAAAGCATCAGGAAGTTAGGAAGGCAAGGTGGGAGAAAACATCCCAAAGACACATACCTggtaaaagacttgtatccagagtCTATACTAAGAACTCTTACAGCTAATACTAATGTTATACCAATAAGATGGTataatgggagaaatatttgaatagacgcttcacaaaagaagacatgCCCAATGAGCACATAGAAAGAGGCTCAACATCATCGGACACACCCACTAgagtggctaaaattaaaaagactgacaaaaccAAGTGTTGACACCACTGCTGTGGAATTGGTTTGGCAGTTTCCTGACCCAGAAGttctactcctaagtatttacccaaatgaaacCATATGTCCATATAAAGACTTGTACACAGATGTCCAGAGGTGCTTTGATAATCAAAACCTGAAAACCACTCAAATGTCCAACGAATGGGAAATCCATCATGCATCTATTCATATAACAGGATATGTAGTGTGAGCCCTgacagttgttttttgtttgttggtttgtttgtatttttgtaaagCAAGTGCTTGACTTAAGATTTGATTGCAGAGCCACCCATTTCAAAGAGGCTTCCACTTCAAATAACTTGATTAAACACACTGCCAGCCACTAGATAAAGGGCCGCCTACTTCCCACACTGAggctcctttgttttagagaCCTTAATTTCAATAACTGGCCATTGGGCTacttggttttgttgttgtttgtccaTTGTTTAAATACCACTCTTGTGtgttaaattcaccaataaagagtgagcCTGGGCCGGTCTGGtcgctcaggtggttggagcactgtgctcccaatgctgaggtcactggttcgattcctacatgggccagtgagttgcaccctctacagctaagatcgtgaacaacagctctccctggagctgggctgtggtgaaCAGTCAGACGTTGGCGTGAGCTGTGGTGGactgctgagtgctgctgtgggctactgtgtgctgcagtgagcggctggtggccagtgtgagtcgCCAGCAGCCAGCGAAAGCTGCCGTGAGCCactgtgagcagctgaccgatgactggcgaccgactgcctcagctcgGGGAGCGCAAGGCgtataataccagcatgggccagggatctgtgccctacacaactagactgagacacAACGGTTTGAATCGGAGTGGGCgggggagaggcagaagaaagggtgAGCCTGTGAAATCCTAGgcccccaccctcaaccccaatAAAAGCAGCACCCCAGGCCCATGCTGACTTTCTCGCTCCCACCCACTCTGACCTCGGTGTATGGCCCCAGGTGTACTGTGTAATTTCCAGGCCATGTGAGTCATACAGcttgttttttcagtttcctgatgGCTATTGCTGAAGGGTGTCTTGTAATCACAAGAACCACCAGGGCTGGTCCAGCCACATCACTGGTTATTGATAAGCTGAGCCTGACACAAAACACAgaatattactgaaaataaaagctaCAGATACATATCATAACATGGATGACTCTCAAAAAACAATACAGGATgagaaagaagctagacacaaaagagtatatactgggggccagcccagtggctcaggcggttagagctccgtgttcctaactcctaaggctgccggttcgattcccacatgggccagtgggctctcaaccacaaggttgccggttcaattcctcgagtcccacaagggatgatgggctgcgccccctgcaactagcaatggcaactggacctggaactgagctgtgccctccacaactaagacagaaaggacaacaacttgatttggaaaaagtcctggaagtacgcactgttccccaataaagtcctgttcccttcccccaataaaatcttttttttaaaaaaatacatactgtatggtttcatttGTACGTAATTCTACAGAAGTGAAATGTAACCAAAGTTACAGAGTTGATCAGTGGTGGCCTGGACCTGGGGGCCGATGAGGACTGACTGGGAAGGGACAGGAGGGAACTTGGTGTGTTCAAGAAAACATTCTATTaatatatcttgattgtggtggctGGTGGTTACACGGATGttcacatttgtcaaaacacatcaAGCACTACATTAAAATGGGTGCATGTTAGTgtattatactaaaaaaaaaggaaatgctggAGGAAGATAGCAAAAACTCTGTGCTTTTGCCGGGACTGGAACTAcaaaccttaaaaaataataaacagttgaacaatttttaaaaactacagtaaAACGCAGTTTTTCACTCAACGAGATTgtcaaaaaaaatccaaaagtgtAATAACACACTGTGTTGGTATGGCTATGAGGAAAAGCACACTATTAATCACTGATGATGGGAGTGTCAATTAGAATAACCCCAAAGAGGGCATTTGGGCAATATTTACTAAATTACAAATGCTTGATCTGGCAACCTCTCCCTCGTAGGATTTTATTTTACGGATAAACTCAACCACAGTTGAAATAGCATATGTTAAAGGTTATTATTGCAACATTGTGTGAAATagcaaaactcaaaaaaaaaaaaatctaaatgtccatcaatgcaACACAGGTTAAATAAGTTATGATACATCCACATCCATCCGAGGAATTCTATGTGACTACAAAACCAGATGGGGAAAGTCTGCGTGTGCTAACTAATACAGAAAAACTCTCAAGGTGTAATGTTAAGTGAACAAAGCAACACTGTGTTTGCTACGTTGCAACTTGTGTAATAAAAATCCAGAGGATATATATTTGGATTTTCTTAtacacatgttaaaaaaaatttttttttctggaagaataaCCAAGAAACTATTATCAGGAGATGCCTGTTTGGAGGACGATGTGGGAAATATGCGGATGGAGTCAGGAGTATGAGGGATAATTTTCATAGTatgcctttttaatttaaaacaatttttgaacCATGCGACCATACTAGCTATTCAAAAttgaaatacttatttaaaaagtagcatCAAAATGATACATTATATATTAGGACATCAACATACCATAAGTACTGTGGAGGCAGTCTCGTCCAGGGCAGGGGCATAGTAGGCACACAGTAACACTATTTTTATCCCCCTCATGCTTTAGGTTCCAGTTCCCCAAATCAAGGTGCCCAGCTGTCTCTTCTGTCCTCACAGGGGCTTTCCCTTCGTCCCATGTTTCCCCCCTTTTGTTCTCCCCTCACCAGTGAACCTGCAGATCTCAGGCATGACCTCCTCAGAAAGCCTTCTCTGATCGacaccctccccctcccaccccaggcctcctCCTGCTCAGTCCTCAGAAGCCCAGGGGCCCCTAAGCCCTTGAGCTCCCTTTCCTGGAGGTGTGGCCTCACCAAGGAGTGGCCAACAGCCCGAGGATGGGGCATTACTGACTGGCAGCCGGTCTCCACAGACATCTACTAGTTTCAGTTTCCCCTAAACGTTATGTTGATCCTCCCACGCCCACAGAGAAAATCTGGAGTTTCAGAATGAAGACGCCTGGACGCCCCATTAACACATGGTGTGCCGTGTGCAGTAGCAATGGCGGGAACTGAGGGCAATCGTGCATGAAGCTCATGGTTCCAGTGGGAGGCCAGTCGCCTGTGCAAGGAAGTGACAGACAGTGGGGAATGGGCACGATGACAGCCTCAGTGGAGAGGGGCACAGGCGAGAGCGGAGAGGACCATTCCCACTCGGCCTCAGTCAGGGTGGCAGGAATGTGGCCAGCGGGGATGGGAGGCCTCCAGATGAGCTGAGGGGTAGCAGGCTGGGGCCCTGGTCCCTGGCCAGCCGCAGGGAACCTGGCACAGCCTGGGGAACGCCTACCCCCATGCCCCCACTGCTGTCCAATACTCTGTAAACAGCACATTTATTCGAGTTTTCAAGCCTCTGGTGGCAGCATAGGAAGGGCCGGGCTCGCCTTCATGCTGCCCTAGGCCCTTGCCCAGCCCATCAGGCATGCAAGACGGAGCTGGTGAACAAGTCAAGAGGTCTTCGGGAACAGGACAGGAGCAGGCCCCACTCTTTGCCGTCCCCACCCCACTGGCCTGGGCTGGGCCACAGTCAGTAAGGCGGGCCCAGATCCCCCTCACTGCACGGACCTCTTCTTGGTGGCCATTTCCATCTCTCTCCCCCAACCTCTCTGATCCCCGCACTCTGGAGCTGGGAGCCTAGGCCACCTGCATTGCTCCCTCACACTGGGACCAACCCAGCTGCTGTCAGGCTGCTTTTATAGGTCCTGCCTGTCCAGTCAGGTAGCCAGACAAGCACTGCAGGACTGGTTCTCCTGTCATCATGTTGTGTACCCGGCTCAGGGCTGGGTACTCAGCAGGGGATTGGGCTTTTCCAGAGAACCACTGTAGGTCAGAGGAGCAGGGCAGCCTGACTCGGCCTCTCCCAGCCTCCAGTGTCTCCCACCTCCATTCATCGGCTCCTGGCTTGGCCTGAGGGCCTCAATAATCCAAAGTGCAGAGCCAATGCCTCCTCCTCCAAGACGCCCCCCTGGCTTAGTGCCAGGATCGGGCTGGGCTATGGATGGTCAGCCCAGGCTGCTACTTCAGGGCGCTAAGAACAGCCTCCAGCTTCATGGCCATTGCCAGGTCGCCCTTCACCTTCAGCCGTCCACTCATGTAGGCCCCCAGGGGTCGCAGCTCCCTGAATAACAGGGCCCGCAGGTCTGCCTCAGTCATCTCCACCACCACGTCAGGGGTGCCATCAGGCACCCCGTGTCCCACCCTCCCTTGTCCtgtggggagaaagaaaacagcGTTAGTAGGGGAGCAGCTGTGCGGTGGGGAAGAGGGGGTTGGCATGTCCCTTCAGGAGGAGTGCAGTGGTTAGGCCTTCCGGTTCTGACATCCGGGGTCTAAGTCCTATTGGCTGTGTGACCACTCAGAGCCTCACTTTCTAAACTgctgaaatggggatgataatccCTAAATCATAGCCTCGTGGAGAGAAGTAGGTGAGATAATGCACGAAAAGTACTCcgcacagagcttggcacatagtaggcctacAGCACGTGCAGGGCTCTTGGTACAGGAAGCTCGGCTACTGAGGACAGGTCGGGGAGACCAAGGCCTGGATAATCATTGTCCGCAAATGGTGTCTGAGCCACGACTGCTATGGGTTCACCCTCAAATGTTGGCAGGAGCAGGGGCATCTAAAAAAGGGctagggggtgggagggcagtgggaaggagagggcagggagggcagtgGCACCTGTAGTCAGATCCAGGAAGTAGGTGCTCTGAGTGCCACCGGGCACGATGACATTGAACTGGTAGCAGGCCCCAACTTGGCTGACCAGGGCCTCCGACAGGAAGGGCTGCAGAGCAGTTAGCAGCCCCTCAGCCACAGGCTGCTTGAAGCCAGGTCCAGCACCAACAGGAAGCTCCACTTCGTCCACTATCTCCACGGTGtctgcaggggtggggagggaggcagcgaGAGATCATGTGCTGCCAAGGTGAGGATGGCTCCGTACCTTAGCGGCAGTTCCCGCTTACATGCCCGTCAGGTCTGAGTTCAACTTCCGCTTCTGCTAAGAAGCCACCCTTGAGTTTTCAACCTTAACCCCAAACGCCATTTCTAAGCTACTCTAGCCTTGAATGTGAAACTCTTTTCTGGATGCTGCTGCTTCCTGCTGTGAAGGCTCCATGCACTCTCCCCACAGCCTGAGCTCTGGTCAGCTGTAGAATCAGGGTGTCCTGAACAGATGGGCAGGGTGTGGACTGCACAAAGGTGCTTGGTTAAGAGAGCAAGTAGCAAAGCTCCGCCTGTGTGAAGCACCGAGCTGAGAGCCCTGCtgagcccccaccctttctgggaGTCTCCTCACCTGGCCCTGGGGGCAGGGCACCTCCGGCCCCTGCAGACATGCCTCCTCCAAGGAAGTGGAGAGCCAGTTGTTGGAGGGAGTCGTCCAGGCTGGGCCCAGCCAGGCTGTCCTGGGGCGGCTGCAGCACGGCCTCCACTGCCAGCTCCATGCGGTCCACCTCCAGTCCCCAGGCTCTGGTCACGTCATTGATCTCCAGCTGGAGGACAGCGTGAGGAGAAACAGAATTCATTCACACACCGTCTCAGGGCAGGCTGGTACAGCCACACGTGGACACGGCGGCCATGAGAAACTGCACTGGCCCTTGAGAAGCTCCTGCCTGGGCACGCAGGCATGAGGCAAGGACGAGCCCGCGGTGGGCTGCTGGCACTGAGCAGCCAGGGGGCCAGAGAGGGCACGGGGCCATGAGGGGGGTGATGTCAGGTGAaggggcagcagcaggaggacCTTCCAGACAAAGGGGACACCATGTGCATGAGCCCAGAGAGGAcctggaatgttctggaactgCAAGTGAGCACAGTTCCCTTTAGCTAAACACTCGGGTGTGGGCTGGGAGACTGGAGGCAGCGGAGGGGTCAGAGGCGGCTGCTCCTGCTTGCTCCTGAAGCACACGGAGCCCCAGAGAGGAGTTTACTAGGGAGCTTCGGAGCAGACTTGCTGCTTGGAAAGGTTCTCTTGGTTGCCATGTGACACCGGACTGGAGGGGCTGAGGGTAGAGGCAAGGAGACCAAGCCAGACGTTGCTTCAAACTGCAGGCAGAAATACTGTGGGTCTGGTGTCAGGCAGAGACGTGGCTGTGAAGCCACGACGCTCTGGGAACTGCATGAAGCTACAACAAGCCCCCAAAGAGAAGCCCTGGGCGGCTCGCAGCCTGCTGTGCGCTGACCGGGAGGGTGTGAGAAGCAGCGGAGAAGCCAGATCTCTGGGGGGTTCCTGCATGATCATGAGCGTGGGCGTTCACCTAGCAGGACCCAGGGAGGGAGACggagatttgggggtggggaggggagggatgacAACCTCCTCCATACGTTAAGCGTGAGGTGTGTATGGCACAGCCAACTATCCAATAGGCAGTTGAACACATGGGTACAGAGTGCAGGAGAGAGTGGGGCAGAGTGGTGTAAATAATCAGTGTCCAGAGGCAGCATAAAGCCCCAGGAGGATGAGCTCTCCCCAGGAGGTCACACATAAAATGAGGCCATTGATGGAAACCGGGAAACTGAAAGGCAGGAGAACAAGCGGTAAGAGGAGtgacaggaagggaggaggaaagcaggGGTGTGGAGTAATGGCAGGAGGGGGAAGCAGATGACCCCTCAATTGATCAGGAGTAAGAGAAGGATGGGTCCAGAGTCCCAGGCCGCTGCCAGGAGAAGTAGGCGAGGGGCTGAGAAGTGCCCTCTGTGTTAGCAAGAGGGAGGTCACCATGATGTCTATCTCGGGAGCCTGGGGAGATCCTAGACTAAAGacaagagaggaggaaggaaaaaggagagaggcagaaaggaagaagaggatgaaAGCAGGGAGGGAGCCGGGTTCTGGGCCCAGAGCACAGCTGGAGCAGGGAGGAGCCTCACAGGGGAGTGGCTGCTGCCAGGGGAGGACTCCCAGCACAGATGGCGGTGAGTTTGGTGAGTTTGAAGGGACGATGCTAGAGGAAGCTGAAGGGGTTCTTGTCCTACAGTTTCTTCTGAGGATTAGGAGGCAAGGCCGGTAGCAgagtggtgggtgggggtgggaggctggaCCAAGGCAGCGAGGGGTGACGGAGCCGGCCTGCAGCAGGTAAGGAGGACCTGGCCAGTGAGAGGTGGGGAGAATGCAATCCCTCCAGATGAAACGCATGCAAAAAGAGGAGTGAGAATGAGAGGTGTATGCCTGAACCAGGGCTGAAGGCAGCTGTGCTGgctttcctgagatttcattttcaCCACAGGCACTGACCCGACCTCACTAAGGGCCAACTCAGTCTGGGCAATGGGCCCTAAATGACCGTAACATCCTGGTGTGGGACTGACTTCCCCCAAACTACCTCTCTCGGCTCAAAGCCAAGGGCAACAGGCCGCCATCAGTTTTCCTTCCTAAAGATACATTAAAATGGAATATGGTTCCATGAATAAAAATGGCTAGCCAACTTGTTATCTGAGGTGTATAAGATTGAGGTGTATAAGATTGCTGCAAAATATAAAGCTGAGATACATTGGGGTGGGCAAAAGGACTTGGGAAACTATAAAATGCTATTGCTACTGTCACAAGTAGTATTTTCCTGGGAATTTCACCCAGCTTGTTGATTTACTTCCTGAAGGGACTGGGGCCTCCAGGACTGGCATTACCCCACTCCCCCTCCTGTCCTCTAACCACAGCTCTCTGGGGAAAGCAGAGCTGAGCGGAATGGGGAAAACTTCACCCGGGTTCCCCTGTCAGGACATGGCAGCAGGGGACACACTGCCACTTGTGTATCCATTTCTACCCCATCTTGTCACAGAAGGATTTGAGGTGAATTCCAGTGTAGAGAATTGCTCACACATGGAGAAGAGGCAGGGAAAAGGTCCAAATGTCCTCGTATCCCTTTGGTCTGTCAGAACAAGGAACACAAAACCACAAAAATGCACACGCTGCACCGTGGAGCACAGAGCTCCCTGGAAGGTGGCCAGGCGGGGCGGGCCCCTGAGGCCCAGTGCTGTCATGGCAACGTGCACAGAGCAGCAAAGGGCAGCCATTCCTGTCAGGCCCTGCCCCATCCGAGTGCCTTTGGCCTTGCTCTCCAGGTCACTATGGTCTGTGCCCATCTTCTCTTCCTCAACTCACAGTCCCACCCAGACCCTGGCTCTTTCAAGGTGCCACATTCTAGGGGCGTATGGTAAACTGAGGCTGAGTGAGCTGGTATGTGCTCAAAGTGCACGGAGCCAGGCTTGGCCCAGGCGCAGCTCTCCCTCGGGAGCTGCCTACCAGGAGCTGCTCGCTGATCTTCAGCTTCTCCATCTGGATGTCCCGCAGAGGCCTCCTGAGCAGGGCCTTGGTCAGGGCATTCTGGGCCGTCATGCGCGTGGCTGCGTTCAGGTCCTTCACGGTCATCACGGACAGCACTGGGTCCCAGATGCGGAACTGGACATCGGCTCCCACGGACAGCACAGCCCCATCCTTAGAGGCCAGCTGTTGGGGGAGGCCACGAAAGAGGAGACACTCAAGGGGCTGCAGGGAGGTCGGGCCCACCGAACCCACCCAGCTGGATCCACCTGCCTGGCAGCTAGTGCCTCACAGACAAAATGGTGTCCCCAAGTGCATGGGGTTAAGTATATGGAACAGGGACATCCTCCCAGCCTTTACCCTTGATTTTCTGGTCTCCTCCCAagccctctccctgcctctgatGGCTACTCACAGGCCAGGCATACAGAATACCCTCTGCACAAGCCCCACTTCCTCTGTCCAGGGGAGCTGAGACGCCCCTCACCTTGCAGGGAGGGACATTAAAGGCGCGTGTCCTCAGATCCACCCTCTGAAAGGAGTCGATGCAGGGCAGGAGCAGAACCATGCCAGGCCCCTGAGGGGTGCGGATCCGGCCCAGTCGAAACACGATCATCCGCTCATAGGTGGGCACTATCTGTCCGCAACGGCAAGGGAAGGGTTGAGAGTGAGCCCAGGATGGCCAGGACGCTGCCCAGGGCCCTCCCGCACCTGTCTCCCCTCACCCTGGGCGGTGTCAGGTATCCTTAGctgtttttaaatgagaaaaccaaggctctgaAGGGTTAGGTGACTTGCTCAAAAATCACACAGCCCCTAAGTGAAACAGGTAAGGTCTGAATGTATTTCTGAATGACTCCAGAAGCCAGGCTCTCGACTACCACCAGTACTGACTTGGTCCCCAGAGGAACGCTGCACTTCTGTGGTCTGAAGCTTGACATGACTCAAACCAGGAAATGTCTGCCTTGGAGTAGTTAGGAGCAAAGGCTGGCTGCTCTACCAGCAACCCCAAGCAAAGGGCTCTACCAACTTCAGGTCCCTAGAGTCCTCAAAGAAGCAAATATGTCCCGATTGAGCAATGAAactcagagaggcaaagtgacttacccaaggtcacacagtattCATTTCAGTGAAAGTTTTAGGACTAGGATTTAGGACCTTCTAAGAACTCCCTTCCAGACCACACCAAATTCAAAGGCCGTCTAGACAAGCTGACTTTGGTCTAGGGCCGCACAGAGGGCAAGACTTGCCTGGGCTTCCACCTTCACTGCAGTTTGCAGCTATGATCCTCAACCATAGTTcatcctttttcctctctgtacCACTCGCTGTGGAAACCAGGCCTGAATTCCTATCACTCAGTACCTGCTGGGCCAATTtgagtgtttttcatttctaatttagcATAACCCAAAGGGAGGAAGATTGGGCAAAGACATCTGTGTGCACCAGACACCAGGACTTGGGAGTTTGGCTCCCAGTACAATGTTGGACaagtctgagcctcagtttcctcatctgaaagatGGGAATGAACAATCCTTGCCCAGTCCATTTTGTAGAAGTGCAATAATACAATATTTCAGGGACGGGGGCAGAACACAGAGAATGTGCCCATCAGCCATCAGTGCCAAAGCTCTCAGTGAGACCCAACCCAATCATCCCTACCTTCAGGGCAAACCAGCCGGAAATGGGGAAGGTGATCAGCAGCAGCAAGAAGCCCAGGAAACTGATGAAACTGTGGCAGATGCAGGAAGGCCAGGTCTGAGGTGCATCTAGGGAAAGAGAACAGAGGCAGGCAAGGGATGCCAACTGCAGGCAGAGTAAACGCAGTCAAATGTACCTTTCGACCACCTCCCACTTCAGCAGCTCCTTCTTTCTCAGGGCTCTCAATCTGCCTCCTTGCCTAATACTCCCATAGCTTTGGGCAAGTCCCACCCTCACAAGGCTATTCTCTTCTGGGCAACAGCCACTGGATCTGAGAAGCCAAACCACGTAATGCTCTCCTCACTGGACAGAACATCAGTCAGTCTTCTTGTCTGGTTTATACTGCCTTCCCATACATGGCACAACGTCAGACGCATCCGGGCACCTGTAAGCACCAGCGGAGTTGAACTGATTCCTGTTGCCATAACTcatccctcttctaccaccagtCCCAGAAGTGTGCTTTCAAGGAGTCCTTTTGCAGATAATGCCTTAGCCTACAGGGATAAAGCATTAATGACTCACCAGTAGGAGCCATAGGTGAGGGCTAAGATGTTCTTTCTTAGCTCACAATTCTTCACCCCATTTTAATGCCGTAAGGACCATCAAATGAATGCTTCACTTAAAGAGCTTCaggtgggagatgggggaggggcaaaCTAGAAAGAGGAGGCTCATCTGAGCCCAGGGT is part of the Rhinolophus sinicus isolate RSC01 linkage group LG03, ASM3656204v1, whole genome shotgun sequence genome and harbors:
- the STOML1 gene encoding stomatin-like protein 1 isoform X2, with product MLGRSGYRPLPLGDFDRFQQSSLGFLGSQKGCLFPEPGGVQTEADAPQTWPSCICHSFISFLGFLLLLITFPISGWFALKIVPTYERMIVFRLGRIRTPQGPGMVLLLPCIDSFQRVDLRTRAFNVPPCKLASKDGAVLSVGADVQFRIWDPVLSVMTVKDLNAATRMTAQNALTKALLRRPLRDIQMEKLKISEQLLLEINDVTRAWGLEVDRMELAVEAVLQPPQDSLAGPSLDDSLQQLALHFLGGGMSAGAGGALPPGPDTVEIVDEVELPVGAGPGFKQPVAEGLLTALQPFLSEALVSQVGACYQFNVIVPGGTQSTYFLDLTTGQGRVGHGVPDGTPDVVVEMTEADLRALLFRELRPLGAYMSGRLKVKGDLAMAMKLEAVLSALK
- the STOML1 gene encoding stomatin-like protein 1 isoform X5, yielding MAPTDAPQTWPSCICHSFISFLGFLLLLITFPISGWFALKIVPTYERMIVFRLGRIRTPQGPGMVLLLPCIDSFQRVDLRTRAFNVPPCKLASKDGAVLSVGADVQFRIWDPVLSVMTVKDLNAATRMTAQNALTKALLRRPLRDIQMEKLKISEQLLLEINDVTRAWGLEVDRMELAVEAVLQPPQDSLAGPSLDDSLQQLALHFLGGGMSAGAGGALPPGPDTVEIVDEVELPVGAGPGFKQPVAEGLLTALQPFLSEALVSQVGACYQFNVIVPGGTQSTYFLDLTTGQGRVGHGVPDGTPDVVVEMTEADLRALLFRELRPLGAYMSGRLKVKGDLAMAMKLEAVLSALK
- the STOML1 gene encoding stomatin-like protein 1 isoform X3 translates to MIRTAAQPTWRRQPPLSALNLPSFHSDAPQTWPSCICHSFISFLGFLLLLITFPISGWFALKIVPTYERMIVFRLGRIRTPQGPGMVLLLPCIDSFQRVDLRTRAFNVPPCKLASKDGAVLSVGADVQFRIWDPVLSVMTVKDLNAATRMTAQNALTKALLRRPLRDIQMEKLKISEQLLLEINDVTRAWGLEVDRMELAVEAVLQPPQDSLAGPSLDDSLQQLALHFLGGGMSAGAGGALPPGPDTVEIVDEVELPVGAGPGFKQPVAEGLLTALQPFLSEALVSQVGACYQFNVIVPGGTQSTYFLDLTTGQGRVGHGVPDGTPDVVVEMTEADLRALLFRELRPLGAYMSGRLKVKGDLAMAMKLEAVLSALK
- the STOML1 gene encoding stomatin-like protein 1 isoform X4: MATGISSTPLVLTDAPQTWPSCICHSFISFLGFLLLLITFPISGWFALKIVPTYERMIVFRLGRIRTPQGPGMVLLLPCIDSFQRVDLRTRAFNVPPCKLASKDGAVLSVGADVQFRIWDPVLSVMTVKDLNAATRMTAQNALTKALLRRPLRDIQMEKLKISEQLLLEINDVTRAWGLEVDRMELAVEAVLQPPQDSLAGPSLDDSLQQLALHFLGGGMSAGAGGALPPGPDTVEIVDEVELPVGAGPGFKQPVAEGLLTALQPFLSEALVSQVGACYQFNVIVPGGTQSTYFLDLTTGQGRVGHGVPDGTPDVVVEMTEADLRALLFRELRPLGAYMSGRLKVKGDLAMAMKLEAVLSALK
- the STOML1 gene encoding stomatin-like protein 1 isoform X6, with product MIVFRLGRIRTPQGPGMVLLLPCIDSFQRVDLRTRAFNVPPCKLASKDGAVLSVGADVQFRIWDPVLSVMTVKDLNAATRMTAQNALTKALLRRPLRDIQMEKLKISEQLLLEINDVTRAWGLEVDRMELAVEAVLQPPQDSLAGPSLDDSLQQLALHFLGGGMSAGAGGALPPGPDTVEIVDEVELPVGAGPGFKQPVAEGLLTALQPFLSEALVSQVGACYQFNVIVPGGTQSTYFLDLTTGQGRVGHGVPDGTPDVVVEMTEADLRALLFRELRPLGAYMSGRLKVKGDLAMAMKLEAVLSALK
- the STOML1 gene encoding stomatin-like protein 1 isoform X1, with the translated sequence MLGRSGYRPLPLGDFDRFQQSSLGFLGSQKGCLFPEPGGVQTEAGARMRLTLCHVWEGSINQTRRLTDVLSNAPQTWPSCICHSFISFLGFLLLLITFPISGWFALKIVPTYERMIVFRLGRIRTPQGPGMVLLLPCIDSFQRVDLRTRAFNVPPCKLASKDGAVLSVGADVQFRIWDPVLSVMTVKDLNAATRMTAQNALTKALLRRPLRDIQMEKLKISEQLLLEINDVTRAWGLEVDRMELAVEAVLQPPQDSLAGPSLDDSLQQLALHFLGGGMSAGAGGALPPGPDTVEIVDEVELPVGAGPGFKQPVAEGLLTALQPFLSEALVSQVGACYQFNVIVPGGTQSTYFLDLTTGQGRVGHGVPDGTPDVVVEMTEADLRALLFRELRPLGAYMSGRLKVKGDLAMAMKLEAVLSALK